In the Clostridium sp. 'White wine YQ' genome, TATGGTTGCACCAGAAAGAAATGAAGAATGTACAGGAGAAATTATATCTTGCAAAATAGGAGAAGAAAAGTTAAAATCAGCAATTAATGTTTTAGAAGTATTTAAAAAGGAAGCAGAAATTGGAATTTCAGATGCAGAGGTGTTAGTTGTAGCTGGAAGAGGAGTTAAATCTCAAAAAGATTTAAGTATGATAAAAGAATTGGCAGAGCTTTTAGGAGGAGAAGTTGCAGTAACAAGACCACTAATAGAATCAGGTTGGGCAGATGCAAAAATGCAGGTAGGATTAAGTGGAAGAACTGTAAGACCAAAATTAATTATAACTTGTGGAGTCTCAGGGGCAGTACAATTTACTGCAGGTATGAATAAGTCAGACGTTATATTTTCAATAAATAAGGATGAAAAAGCACCTATTTTTCAAGTTGCTCACTATGGAATAGTTGGAGATATGTATGAAATAGTGCCAGCGCTTATTGAAAATATAAAATCAGCAAAGGAGGCTTAATATCATGGAATATAAAAAAGTTGAAAACCAAGACTATTTAGAAATAAAAAGAATAATAAATGATGATGAGAGGGTTTTATATAAAGAAAATATAGGTGAAGATTATTCTCACGATGAATTAGGTGCAGTTAAAAAAATGCCTGATTTGGTAGTTCAAGCTATAACTACAGAAGATGTATCCAATGTTATGAAATACGCATACGAAAATAATATTGCAGTTACCCCAAGGGGTTCTGGAACTGGATTAGTTGGGGCAGCAGTCCCAATACATGGGGGGATAGTAATTGACTTATCTAGAATGAATAAAATACTTGAGCTTGACGAAGAGAATTTGACGCTTACATTAGAAACAGGTGTTTTATTAATGGAAATATCAAAATATGTTGAGGAATTTGATTTATTTTATCCACCAGATCCAGGTGAAAAAACTGCTACTATCGGAGGTAATATAAGCACAAATGCAGGTGGGATGAGAGCAGTAAAATATGGAGTAACAAGAGATTTTGTAAGAGGGTTAGAAGTAGTACTTCCAAATGGAGAAGTAGTAAACTTAGGAGGAAAGGTAGTAAAAAATAGTTCTGGATATGCATTGAAAGATCTTATAGTGGGGTCAGAGGGAACACTTGGAATAGTTACAAAAGCTATATTAAGATTATTACCATTACCTAAAAAAGCAATATCTCTACTTATACCTTTTCCTGATTTAGATAGGGCAATAGAAACAGTACCAAAGATAATAAAATCTAAAACTATTCCTACAGCAATCGAATTTATGCAAAGAGCTGCAATAGTAGCTGCAGAAGAATTCTTAGGAAAGAAGTTTCCAGATTCTCAATCAGATGCTTATTTATTATTAACTTTTGATGGTAATTCAAAGCAAGAAATAGAAGCCAGTTATGAAAAAGTAGCTAATATATGTCTAGAAAATGGAGCTTTAGATGTATTAATATCAGATACAGAAGAAAGACAAGAATCTATTTGGTCAGCAAGAGGTGCATTCCTTGAAGCAATAAAAGCATCTACTACAGAAATGGATGAAGTAGATGTGGTAGTTCCAAGAAATAAGGTTGCTGAATTTATAAAATATACACATCAATTAGAAGAAAAACATGAGATAAGAATAAGAAGCTTTGGTCATGCCGGAGATGGTAATTTACACATATATATTCTGAAGGATGAACTTGACGAAGTAACATGGAATAAAAAACTTAAAGATGTTATGGAAGATATGTATGCTAAAGGAAGAGAATTAAAAGGACAAGTTTCTGGAGAGCATGGTATTGGTTTAGCTAAGAGACCATATCTTAAAAAAGCAATACCTGAAGAAAACTTAATTATAATGAGGGGAATTAAACAAGCTTTTGATCCTAAGAATATCTTAAATCCAGGTAAAGTTATTTAGTTTATTAGTGTTAAAAAATGGAGGTGATACCTCCATTTTTTTATGTTAGTTTATATATTTGAATCTATGATGTTGCCGGTTGGTTATTTCCTCTTTGGAAGTTCCCCATAACCTTTTGCAAAACCTTATCGGCTTGATCTTGAGTGATAACTCCATCAGATACTAATTTACTTAATGGGTTAAATCTTTGTCTGTTTTTATTACCTTCTTGGGAATTATTATTGTTGTTAGAGTTATTATTATTATTATTATTATTATTATTATTATTATTATTATTATTATTATTAGAATTTTGACTACTATTGGATTGCCCATTTTGATTTCTTGTGTTTGAAGTTAAGGCATCCATTATCTTAGTACTTTGATCTTTGGTTATGGTTCCATCAGCTACTAATGCATCAATATTTGTTTGCATTTGTTTTTTTCTTTCTTCTGGATCCATTCTTTGTCCACCTTGCTTAAAATACCCCTTGTTTGTAGCTTGATTATTATTGCTTGAATTATTTTTTGATTGACATCCAGTTAAAATACCGGCAGTAATTCCTAACACAAGAACAGGAATTATAGCTTTCTTTAATATACTTTTATTTTTCATTATAACACTCCTTAATTTTATGATAGAACAGTTACTGCTTATAAATATAGTGGGTTATTGTGACAATATCGTGTTAAGAGTTTGAATAATTTGTTACATTTAGCTAAAATAATATATGAATAGAATTTTAAGGAGGACATATGAGTACTATTAGAGAAACGTTAAGTAAAGAGTTAAGAATAAGTTTACCTCAAGTTGAGAGTGTAATTGAATTATTAGATGGAGGTAATACAGTACCTTTCATTGCTAGATATAGAAAAGAAAAAACTGGTGGATTAACAGATGAAGTATTAAGAAAATTTGAAGAGAGATTAATATACTTAAGAAATTTAGAAGAAAGAAAATCAGATGTAATTAGGTTAATAGATGAAGGTGGAAACTTAACAGAGGAACTAAAAAACAAGATATTAAAAGCGGAAACGCAATCAGAAGTTGAAGATATTTATAGACCGTTTAAACCTAAAAAAAGAACAAGAGCAACTATTGCCTTAGAAAAAGGATTAAAACCACTAGCAGATGTAATTTCTTCAGGAGAATTTAGTGGAGATATTTTAGGTGAAGCAAGTAAATATATAGATGAGGAAAAACAAGTAAATACCGTAGAGGAAGCATTGCAAGGAGCAATGGATATTATCGCAGAAGAAATTTCTGATAATGCAGATTATAGAAAGTGGCTTAGAGAATTTTTATTTAGAGAAGGTACTTTAGAAACAAAAGGCTCATCAGATAGTCCAACACCATATGAAATGTATTATGAATATTCTGAAGCAGTTAAATTCATACCTTCACATAGAATATTAGCTATTAATAGAGGAGAAAAAGAAAAGATTCTTAGTGTAAAGGTTGTATCACCAGAAGAAAAAATCATAACGTATTTCAAAAATAGAATTCTTAAAGGAAATAAAACTACTGATAAATATTTAGAAGATGCAATAAAGGATTCAATTAAGAGACTTATATATCCATCAATTGAAAGAGAAATAAGAAGTGAACTTACAGATAAAGGTGAAGAGGGAGCAATAAGAATATTCAAGGAAAATCTCAAAGCATTGCTTATGCAGCCACCTATAAAAGGCAAAGTAGTAATGGGTTATGACCCAGGTTTTAGAACGGGATGTAAAGTCGCAGTATTAGATGATACAGGAAAGTTCTTAGAGAAGGCTACCGTATATCCAACAGTTCCTAGAAGTGATATTGAGGGAACTATAAAAACGCTTAAAGGACTTATTAATAAATATGGGGTAGAAGTTATATCCTTAGGGAATGGAACTGCATCTAGGGAATCGGAAGAAGTTATAGCTAGAATGATAACTGAAATAAAGAATGAAACTGGTAGGGAGCTATTTTATTGTATAGTTTCAGAGGCAGGGGCGTCAGTTTACTCAGCTTCAGAGTTAGCACAAAAGGAGTATCCAGATCTTGATGTTACTATTAGAGGAGCTATTTCTATAGGAAGAAGGTTACAGGATCCTCTAGCAGAATTAGTTAAGATAGATACAAAATCAAT is a window encoding:
- a CDS encoding FAD-binding oxidoreductase, whose amino-acid sequence is MEYKKVENQDYLEIKRIINDDERVLYKENIGEDYSHDELGAVKKMPDLVVQAITTEDVSNVMKYAYENNIAVTPRGSGTGLVGAAVPIHGGIVIDLSRMNKILELDEENLTLTLETGVLLMEISKYVEEFDLFYPPDPGEKTATIGGNISTNAGGMRAVKYGVTRDFVRGLEVVLPNGEVVNLGGKVVKNSSGYALKDLIVGSEGTLGIVTKAILRLLPLPKKAISLLIPFPDLDRAIETVPKIIKSKTIPTAIEFMQRAAIVAAEEFLGKKFPDSQSDAYLLLTFDGNSKQEIEASYEKVANICLENGALDVLISDTEERQESIWSARGAFLEAIKASTTEMDEVDVVVPRNKVAEFIKYTHQLEEKHEIRIRSFGHAGDGNLHIYILKDELDEVTWNKKLKDVMEDMYAKGRELKGQVSGEHGIGLAKRPYLKKAIPEENLIIMRGIKQAFDPKNILNPGKVI
- a CDS encoding Tex family protein, whose amino-acid sequence is MSTIRETLSKELRISLPQVESVIELLDGGNTVPFIARYRKEKTGGLTDEVLRKFEERLIYLRNLEERKSDVIRLIDEGGNLTEELKNKILKAETQSEVEDIYRPFKPKKRTRATIALEKGLKPLADVISSGEFSGDILGEASKYIDEEKQVNTVEEALQGAMDIIAEEISDNADYRKWLREFLFREGTLETKGSSDSPTPYEMYYEYSEAVKFIPSHRILAINRGEKEKILSVKVVSPEEKIITYFKNRILKGNKTTDKYLEDAIKDSIKRLIYPSIEREIRSELTDKGEEGAIRIFKENLKALLMQPPIKGKVVMGYDPGFRTGCKVAVLDDTGKFLEKATVYPTVPRSDIEGTIKTLKGLINKYGVEVISLGNGTASRESEEVIARMITEIKNETGRELFYCIVSEAGASVYSASELAQKEYPDLDVTIRGAISIGRRLQDPLAELVKIDTKSIGVGQYQHDVTPKKLDESLKGVVEDSVNKVGVDLNIATPSLLSYISGINSSIAGNIVAYREENGKFKSRNELLKVKRLGQKAYEQCAGFLRVMESKEPLDNTSVHPESYKIANELIVELGYNKNELRNGQLADIDERAEKVGIKALAEKLEVGEPTLRDIIKELKKPGRDPREELPKPIFKSGIIDLKDLKPGMELMGTVRNVSDFGAFVDIGVHQDGLVHKSQMANRRINHPLDVVKLGDIIKVKILEVDEKRKRISLTMKDVDQ